GGGGTTCTTCTCctgctcccttctctctccctccctggagcCAATCACACCTCCTCCCTGTGACCTCGGAGCACAAGACCCTTAACCCCATATGCTCCCTTGACTCGAGACCATGCGCAGACAGCAGGCTTGCTCCACTCGATTTATCCTCCATCTGCCTCTGCTGGCAGCAACCAGGGATGCGAAGGAGACGGGTCCTGCcagggaggagctgacagtctCCCTGGAGAGGCCACATAAACAAAGGGACGTCATCCTAGCACCGCCCGTGACACCTGTCACTGAGCGTGGCTGGGTGGCACTAGCTCTCCGAAGCCCTGTGGAGGACACAGTCGGGCGTGGAGGTGGGGGAACAGAGGGCCCAACACCCCACCTGAAGTCCGGGCCCTGACATCTGCGGACTGAACCCCTCTGAGCTCAGCCCGTACACAGCAGAGCGGGACTCAGCTGGGCTCAGTTCTCTGAACTGAAAAGGGCGTCGAGCTGACCCCCGGCCAGCCCTTGTCACAGAAGCAACTGACTCGTGGTTCCCAGCCAGATCCCGAGCCTTCTAACCAGCATCCACAGACCACTGCGGAGGGGTGGCTGCACCCATTAGTCCCCAGTGCGGCCCAGCAAGTGGCATGACATCCACGTGATGcagccccagccccccagcctccACGTGCCTGGCACTTCCAGCTGCAACTCCAGGGCTGGGTCCAGCCCCCCAGGCTCGGGGCCCGTCCCTCTGCCCTGAGCTCCCCCCGGGGCTGGGACAGCCTTCCACCTGGTAGGTGCTGCCCTCAGTTGCTGCAACTGCTCTCCAACATTCATTAGAGGAAAACGGAAGCAGAAAACCCGAATAGAAAGAAAAACTGCCTTCTCTCTCACCACCCtgatttcatttctccttttgtgatACCGCCTGTCTTTATCCAGATGTACCTGTATTTCTGTATCATTTATATCACTGTAACCAAAGTATACTTATAATTTTATGTTCTGCTATTTCATTTCCCGTTGCTCTGGAAGCAGCTTTCCATGTTGCTACAGAGCCTTCGTATTTACCATTTATAATGACTAGTTAGTATTCTACTGAGTAGATAGCCTGtaatttattttagccattcccCTTCTGCTTGACATTTAGGCAATTTCCAGCTCCAACTCTAAGTGGAGACGGAAGGCTGAGCCCCCTGTTAGAGATTTCAGAATGAATACGGGATGATTCAGCCGTGGAGCGAGCATTCGTGGAGAACCTTCTACCTGCAGAGGACGCGGAGGAAGCCAGTCCCGGGGCCCTGCATCCACACCCCACACATAGGCACAACCACAAACCCACAGTCAGTCAGCGATCCCCTCACCAACCTGGTCCGTCCCCCTCCGGATGGCTCCACGTACTTCCATGGCTCCCCACGACCGCCAGGGCCAGTAGAACCTCCTTAGCCTGGTGCCCCAGGGCCTGCCCTACCCCGCTTTCaagctcctctcttctctcccaccaGGTGGTTCATGCACCACCCCTGCCATcacctccccccccctccccagacCCAGTTACCCTCTCCTGCTTCAGGGCTTTGCAAACCCTTGTCACCCCTTCTTCCCCCTGCCTGGCCCGCCCCTAGACGATCTAAGGTGCCACTCGGCATCTCCTGGTCCGTGAAACCTTTCCTGGCTCCCCAAGGCCTGGCCTCCTCCTCGGAGCCCCGCAACGCCTGGGCTGACCTCTGCCTCAGCACTTAGCATCCTGCATCAGTGGTTAACAGTCGGCTCTCTGGGGGGGGAGGCTGAATTGTAGCATTGATCAGTTTCCACGGTGTAAATACCAAAGCTGATTCCGAGCCACCAAAGTGAGGTCACTGGTCACGGAATTGGAAAGAGATGCCCAGTAATGTGCTGTTatgcagttatttccaccagaCAGATAGGACAGAGGTAAACAGCCTGAGAAGCGTGGATAATAGTAACAGGTAGTAAGACTTTTGAATGTTTATCATATGTCTCTTTAATATAATTTATCTAATTATAAGTTTATGTAATTTAGTTTTTAGTAATGGCTTTAAGTAACAACTAGCTCAGCGTTATGGGTTGAATTGAGCACCGCCCCCAAGTTTATATGCTGAAGTCCCaacccccaatacctcagaagtaattaaagttaaataagatCATAAGGATGGCCCTGacccaatctgactggtgtccttttttttttttttttaatttttgtggtacgtgggcctctcactgtcgtggcctctcccgttgcggagcacaggctccggacgcgcaggctcagcggccacggctcacgggcccagccgctccacggcacgtgggatcttcccggaccggggcacgaacccgtgtctcctgcatcagcaggcggactctcaaccactgcgccaccagggaagccctggtgtccttttaagaagagattAAGACACAAACCTAGACCGAGGGttgaccacgtgaggacacagtagGGAGGTGGCCATCCACAAGCCAAGAAGAGAAGCCTCAGCAGAAACCAAACCTACTGACaccctgatctcggacttccagcctccagagctgggagAAAATAAGCGTCTGTTGTGTAAGCCGCccaatctgtggtactttgttatggtggCCCTAGCAAGCTAATACACTccaaaaattcctgaaaatttaataaCCAGCTCTTGAGTGGCTACTTGCTGGCTCCAGTCCACCACCACTGACCATCTACCTACCACTCTCCCGTTTCCTGACTCGACTGTAGATCCCCCAAGAGCAAGGTCCTGTCTCACTCAGAGGACGTCAAATGCTTTCTAGATAGggccaaagagaaaatatttcagcTCTGCACACCATGCAGCCTCTGTCGCAACACATAAACAAGTAATGTGGCCGCGTGCCGGTGGAACCATCCATGAGGCGCTGAAACGTGGATTTCACATAATCTCCATGCATCATGAAATACTATTCTTTTGATACATTCTTCAACATTTTTAGCCCAGAGTCTGTAAAAACAGGCGGCGAACCAGATTTGGCCCCGGGGCCTGGCTTTCTGACCCCTGGCCTTGGGAACGTCCCTCCCccaagagagggaggagggcttGGTTAATGTTTGATGATCCATGGAGCACTGGAATGAAAGGCCGCCAGCCAGCTTGCAGGCTTGGCATTTCAGTCGGCCAAGTTCCCTTCCAGGCAATgtcaggaatcttttttttttaaatgcacaatgTTTTTCTAATATGCCAAGGGAAGAAGAGCTTtctgaaatgtaaatcaaatctgTCTCTGCGAGGCAGACCCATCCCCTTTTTGCTGCCTCTAATATTCTAAATGATCTCTTAGAAAGAAAATGCACAGTGCCTTTTCCATTAATATCTTCTGTTTACTGAGCGTCTCAAAAATGTGCCAAATCAAACCGGTGGAGACAGAACTAGGGATCATTGGTTCCCAGGGCTGGGGGTTGGAAGGGAAACCCGGAGCGACTGCTGTTGGGTATTTGGGGTCTCTTTATAAAGGAGGTTGTGGTGATGGTCACACAAGTCTGTAGTAGCCTAAAAACCATTGACACTGCATCtccataaagctgtttaaaaaatacaccagGCATTACAGTCACCGAGTTCTCACGATGACAATTTCTAAAACCAGTCTTTGCTGCCACTGTCCCTGCAGTGACAGAGACAGGCTCGCTGAGGTGAGGAAATGCAGCTCAGCAACTGCAGTCCGTTTGAGATTGGCCCAAGGCAGGCTGGAGCAGCCCAGGGCGCCCATCCGCAAGCCTTCCGAAGCAGGAGCACGTCCTGGGGTCCTGCAGGAGAGGCTGCCCACCCCAAGGGGAAGGAGGGCAGGCACAGCAAGACCTCACACAGGCAGCCATGCCTCCAGGCGCTTTCTGGAAACAGCTGGAACCTTGCCATTTGCCACCTCCAAGGTCACTCGCTTCTCCCACTCACCCTGTTACTAAGTCCGTGAGTGTCCCCGGCTCTCTCCTCGGCCTTCCTGGTGCAGTGCAGGGCGCGTTGCCGCAACCTTACTTGGGAGACTTGGGCAGAAGCCAGCCGGCGGTGGTTCCCTGGGTCCAAAGCCTGGGCTGGTGATGAACTTCTCTGATTTACAGACAAAACAGGGAAGGTTCCTGCCCAGGCAGACCACAGGGCCACGGGGACGAGGACAAGGCAGAGAGTAGCCTCCCCACGGTGCCAGGCACACAGGGAAAGCAGGACAGAGGGAGCGAGGACACAGTCCCCTGGACAAGGGTACTCGAGCAGCAGGGGCAGCTCCAGAAGAGCTTCCTCGGGACCGGTGTGGAGGCCTGGGTGCCCTCATAAAGGGGAACAAGGGCTCCCAAGTAGTAAAGGGAAAAGAGCGTGGCCATGAGGCCAGGACAGCTGAGTTCAGGTCCTGGTCAGCCACTGTTTATCCACGAGCTTTCCCCAGCAAGGCCTgtgacctccctgtgcctcaaggccacatctgtaaaatgggtctaatCCTTGCTGTCCCAGGGTGATTGTGGATCAGGTGAACTCAGGGCTGTGAGTTGTTGTGACTTCATTGGCTTACTTAAGTGAATAGTGTGGGGTGTGGACTTCAGGTATGGCTGGATCCAGAAAATGAAGTCATGAGGACCCTGCTTCTCTGTCAATCAGCCCTCTTTTCCCACGTGTGGGACCCACTGTCCATACAGGCCTACGCCATGGTTGTAGGGTGGCTGAAGCAGCCCCAGACTCTCTGTACCCTAAACTCCAAGGCCAGGGGGAAACAGGGCCATCCCTACAGCCCGAACCAAACTCGAGTCCTAAGCCGGCTCTGGATGGCAGTAACCACAGGTGCTCCGTGCAGGCAGTCTGGAACTCCAGTGGCTGTGGTCAAGGGACTTTTGATTGAGGGCAACAGGGGTCAGTCTGGCGGGAAGAGGGGGTAGCGAGACTTTCCAAGGCCCTACCCACTCCTGAAGCACATTCCATCTTCCCAGAGCCAGGAGGGACTGCAACTCCCCTCCCCATTCTCCGCCCCATTCAGAGGGTGCAGAGTTACAGgccttctctgggtctcaggcAACCTCGGGCAGGTCCTTTGAACCCTCGGGCCAAGCACACCCAGCAAGACTCAGCCCCAACCCCCAAACTAAGAGGGTCCTGGTCTCCATAGCCACGTGTGTCCGGCACCAGCCCCGCATGTCTCTTCACATGCTACCATCTGGGCCTCAAGCCCTCCCCTGGTTTGTCCCCAGGTTCAGTGCGGCCAAATTGCATAACTCACATCACGAGCGGCCACTATGTCACACCTGCCCAGCCCACACTGGTCCCAGAACCTCGCTCTGAGGTTCCACCTGGACGTGGGAGGATGAGGCATCCTTGGACTTGGATTGTGAAGACGAGTCAATTCTGGGAAATTGCATTGCTACCTTGACATTGTCCATTCCATGAAAACCCCCATTCTACCCTCCACATCTGACCTTCCCTATTTCCCACCTACTTTCGGATAATTCCTTCAGCTACACCCCTTCAGGTCACTAACTCATCAGCTGTGTCTAATCTTACCAAGCAGGATATTTTCGAAAGCTCTAAGAGCTTGAATTCCAGTAGTGTTGTGTTCCTAGATATTCTAgctggttctttttaaaaatctgcctatTATTTCTTTATAGTTCTGTTCTTTGgggtttgattcttttttaacgtctttactggagtataattgctttgcaatggtgtgttagtttctgctttataacaaagtgaatcagctatacgtatacatatatccccccgtatctcctccctctcgccgtctccctccctcctccctcccctctaggtgcctctctcacttcgtcccagcttacccttccccctccccatgtcaagtccattctctacatctgcgtctttactcctgtcccgcacctaggttcttcagaaccttttttttagattccatatgtgttagcatacggtatttttctttctgacttcatttattttctttgatcaCACATTATCTTATGAACCTAAGTTCTTGAGATTTTTATACCCATTGTTGCTACAATCATGTGGTTTGTTTCCCTGCACATTTTGTAACGTGGGAATCATGTGCAGTTTGGTTGGGAGTATGTATCTCCTGTGAGTTCCTAGACCCCAAGTCTGAGAGGCACAGGCCTACCTAGGGTTTTGAATTTTTCAGAGCCCAGAAACATGAACACCCTCAGCCTCTCCCCCAGGGCTGGTGGGATTATTTCTTAAATCTCCATTTCATCCAGGGTCCTGCTTTGTGCAGCTGTTTTGGTTCTAACTCCCCCTAGTACAGATTAATCCCTCCCTCCAAACCCGAGGGTGTTTGGTCCTTCACTCTCTGATTTCTCTAAGGTACTAATAACCACCCCAAGGGCTGCTCCAAGCACAGGCTCCCATGGCCACTGTCTTTGTTCTCAGCATCTGTGAATCCCCCTTTCTCAGGAAGTCATTACCCATTTACGTTTTGTTATTTATCATTGGGAGGTGTCTGAAGCAGGAGGGTTTTTAGGGCACCTTAGCCCCACCATCTTGCTGGAGCCACTCTAGTGGCTAGTCTCCAGAACCCAGCTAAGGAGGTTGTGGTTACTGAATCCACTCCAGGGAATGACAAGGCGACATCACTGATTGTGTTCTTTCCCAAGAGCCCAGACAGTACACCAACACCAGGAGGGGTAGCCTCCTCTACAGCAGGGGATAGGGTTGGGTGAGGGGGATCCTATCAAAGTCTTCTCCGGTTTGAATGAGCCAAGCCATGCAATCCTGTAGCCTCAAAGCTGCAGCCACTCACTGAGGGGCTGGGACTGCCTTGCTCTGCAGAGTTAAACCATTATCAGGATCTCCAGAACCACAATGAACAGCCAGTCAGCTCACTGGCCAGACAGCATCTACAAATACCCATCTAGTTCCGGCTCTGCAAGGACCCAGTCTTCAGGCTGGATCCCAGGCCAGGCAGTGCCCGGCAGGCAAAGGAAGGCTCTCACAGCTCTGCTATGGGCAGCTGGACTTGGCCACACCACGTGAGCAGAACCCCGGGCTCCGGGGTGATGAAATGTGCCTCCTGCGTAAGCGCCGGGGCTCTACGCATCTGGAGCCCAAATCAGAAAGCACGTGCAGCTAGAACTGAGACCTGGGACCCAGGCACTGGGTTTTTTGACGCCCGTGAATGACTCTAAGGCACACCCAGAGCTGAAAACCACTGGTCCATCCCAACCTCAGATGTCTGAGAACCTCCCAAGGTGAACTTGTTAAAACTGTGGGCTCCCTAGTTTCACCCCGAGattgattcagcaggtctggggtgcgGCCCCTGAGCCTTTAATACCAGAGGCAATTCACACTCAGCGGTCTGACCACACTAACTCTGACGCAGGCCCCTCCACGTGAAGTATGGAGACGTGTCCGAGAAAGAACACGGGCCGCTGGCACAGGCGGATGGGGGGTAAGAAGAACCGTGACCTTGGGCTGCCCACGGGGAGGCTGTTCTAACAGGTGGTGACCCTCAGAGCACGGCTGCCTGGAAAGTACCCAATGGTGCCACCAACCCAACGCTGTGAATCAAATAATAAAGGCACTGAGTGCCCTTGGGGTGCAAGGGCAAAGCTGCCCACGAGACTCCGCAGGACACAGCACACTTCCACCCAAGACACTATCCAGCCCCAAATACCAGCTCCAATGAATCGCATCTGCCAGCCACTCCCTGAGGGCCCCGATCTTTGGAGGCTGTGTGCTCCGACACAGGGAGTGGCTAAAACTTGTGCTTTCTAAGTGAACATTCTCCTTCACAGAAGAAACAGAGGACGACTCTTAATGCAACAGAGCGGGAAGGCAGGAGCAGATCAATCAGTAAGAttcacccccaacccccacctcTACCGCGGAAAATGTCACCCTGCGGCTCCTAAAGGTCCCCACCCACTTAGCGCTCCCTGCGGCGCCTCCCCTGCTTTGGCTCTGGCACTGCGCCGCCACCTAACCCCGGGATTTACTTAGGCACCCAGCTTTCTCCTTGAGTAAACCTAAACCGCACAGGGCCGGCTGCGTCCATCCTGGGTCCCACTCCGACAGACAGAGATCAGTGCCCAGCAAGACGGCTGCTGTTCGCTCAATGAATAAGTGCACATCTGAAGTGATGACACACAATGAATAATTTGCTAATTTGGGAACGGACAGGTGAAGGTGGTGGGGCGGGGGTAGCCCCGGGAAAGGGCGTTTATAGACAAGGGGGACCAACCCAAGCCCCTGCGGCAGATGCTCTGGGGTATCATCTTTCAAGTGAGCCTGTTTCCCACATACCTTGGGCCAGGACAGGCATGACGAAAGCCCCCTCCTCCCTAGAACTGCTAAAAGCAAATGAACTCCTATTCGGTATTTATGAAAACTTCCTGGCTTTTTCTTCCTCAATTGAAATGCAAATTTTATCAAGGCACTGACATGAGAACGGTTTTATTTAAATCATTGACACTGTGCAGTACTCAATATCGGGACTTTGAAATGCTTTAGACAAAATCGGTTTCCCtttaaacagattaaaaaacCGAATCTTTGTTTGGCAGAAGCTAGTGCTTGTATCACACAGCTGATGGGAGGCATAATCCTAAAATCTGCTTCCAAGTGCCACCTGTACCTGACTGACGCCAGgcaaagtgtttatttttgtgttgcaCAAGTGTAAGGACCACCGTAAAATCTAGATTAACTttataacaataatttaaaaggtAGAAAAGGGTCCCATactacagacatttaaaaatggactattttaccatttatattaatacaataaatgaagaaaactgacAGTGGAACAGGCCAGTGGTCAGCCAACACACAACACAACGTGTTAACAAACGTGGCCAAAGGGTCGGTGTGTGTCACGCGTTACCTTCCACGTAACATCTTTTTCGGAGCGGGGAGGGAACATGAAGGCAGATTGATTCAAACTAGCCCTATtaaatatatctattaagttTATACTTTCTCCTGAAATTAATATTTGAGTGGAACATGTATTATTATTCACGGAACACTAGCTTTCTACTGAAGTTTAAGAATCCAGTAGATGACGTTCACATTTAGGCAAATCCTGGGAGCAATTGCACTGAACAATATCCACTCAATCAATTACGAACTGCAAAATAATACTGGGTAATTATTTCAAAGTATGAACTACAgatatgatagaaaaaaatatagtagAACAACTTTCTAACTTAAAAGTAAAGTACAAATGGTTAAGTCAACGGTACCTACTTACACACAAATTAAACAAAATCAGAATAAACACTCAACTTTTAGGAGAAGCAATTTCAGTCCTGGTTTTACCACTTAATAGGAGAAAGATCTTACGTGGGTCCTTTCATTCAAGGATGATTTGAAAACCAATTTACAAAGTTAATATCTTGGATCCCAGCTAGGAAAACTCTTTAAAGATCTTTCATACTAACTTGAAGTTGGGGGACACACAATTTGAGAAATTAAACGATACCGCCCCTCATGCACACCCAGGTTACCCACAGCTGAGTCCGGATCACACTTCAGTTCCGAATGACCTAAGTTAAGAGTCTCCTTTCTCCACATCTCTTATCCCGCGATACTCAACATTGGCTACAGAACACAAAACCAACCTGTGCTCTATGTGGCACCACCCGGCTGATATTGATACCTAAGTGTGCACAGGATTGAGTTAAAAAGCTCTTCAATTcatcaaagaacagaaagaaaataacaccCTTAGTTTACAGTTTTAACCTACTTTGATCACCTAGTAAATCTTGAATTGGCTCCCGTTAGTGGTAAACAGAATACTTTTGTATTTGGTGTAGGAACCAACAAATTTAGGTTAAATCAAGCCTTCACCCTGACAGTAAAAACtatgtttatttgtgtgtaaAGTGCCAGTTTTATATACAAATCGtaagtaaactttaaaatctgCTTTAAAATCTGCAGCAGTGAGTCTGAGGTCTTCCTACTGCCTTGTGGCAGTAACTGTTTAATCCTGCTGGATCAAACTCGCTCGCCTCCCCACACTTTGAGGCCAAGGAAGGTGCTGTTAAGAGCCAGGGGGAAGTCGTGTACAGCCAGCCTGCTTGCAAGCGCCAAACAGGGACAAGATCTTTCGTAAGAATCCGAGTAGCTTCTGTCTACACTTTCAATCTAGGTGACCCCACTAGCATTAACAGGATTGACTTTGAGGTAGCTACACAGTTTTAAACATGCCATTAATGAACTTTATGGGAGATTTATGGTGTAGCTGGTTAATACAGTTCAagtagctgatttttttttctcttttgatgagaaggaaaaaaaagaaaaatcagcaaaataaGAGCACATCTTCAGTTCACTTAGAAGTCAGCATCCAAGGTAAAGGAATTCTCTGTCGGACTGGACATCACTCCCATCCTCTGATACTCGCCTACTCTCTTCTCAAAGAAGTTAGTCTTCCCTTCCAGTGAAATATTCTCCATAAAGTCAAATGGATTTTCTACTCTGAAAACCTGaaaaggttcacagcaaaacatAAATACAGAACACCAGTTTCAGAAAGAACCGGAGGGCCACCCACATTACTTTACCTTGTCAAACCCCAGCTCCAGCATAAGTCTGTCTGCCACGAACTCGATGTACTGCTTCATCAAAGCACAGTTCATCCCAATGAGCTTCACTGGCAGGGCCTCCGTGAGGAACTCCTAGGGACCAGAACACAGCTTCTCAGGAAAACAGAAGCATCAAGAGGTCCTCTAGCAAAGCAGGAGGCCTCCACGCGTCACCCACCTGTTCTATCCTAACTGCGTTGACGATTATTTCTTTGACTCTCTGCTCCGAAGGTTTGTGTAGCAGGTGTTTGAACATCAAGCAGGCAAAGTCACAGTGTAAACCCTAGAAGAAAAGGTTTAATGTCACTATCAAACCAGCAGACTTCTAGCATTAACGTGGAATAGGAAACTGCTTTATGCTGGTCTGTATTCTCCTGATACATCTTGCGTGGCCAGACTAAGAGCATTTTAACTGCAGAAGGGAAGATGACTCAGCTGCTGTGTCACCTAGGCAGGCTCGGTCCCACCCAGGGGCCTTAGGGCTGCCCCCTAGAGGACAGCAGGCCAGGTCTGGTCCTCGCCGCTCTGTGTGGTGGCAAAGGACTGGGCAGAACTTGCACTCAGAGCATTCTTTCTACAGCCCTGAGCTCTACTGTTTCCACTGTTCCCAGCAGGAAAGGCAAAACTCTGACTAGGCTCGTTAGTTTTTAGATTTAAAACCTAATGTCTAGGAAATCGGGAACGCAATTTTGAGTGAATCAAGTCTGCAAGTCTTAGTGCATTAAATCCCAGTGCTGGgcttctggtggcgcagtggttaagaatctacctgccaatgcaggggacacgggctcgagccctggtctgggaagatcccacacaccatagagcagctaagcccgtgcgccacaactactgggcctgcactctagagcccgggagccacaactactgagcccacgtgcctggagcccatgctccgcaaccagagaagccaccacaatgagaagcccgcgcaccacaacgaagagtagcccccgctcgccacaactagagaaagcccgcgcgcagcaatgaagacccaatgcagccaaaaataaataaattaaatttaaaaaaaaatcccagtgctGGTGGGACTTACACTAGAACATCTAGGCACCTTCACTTTTCCTTCTGCACTTTAATCCAAATGCATTCAAAGACGTATAGTGGACCAGAATAGATTCATTGAGATGCTCACCAACTAACTTTGAAGTACAATAGGAGACTAGGTAGAAATAATAAAACTTCCCTTAAAAAGAAATCCCATCACCTACAGAGCAATACCTATATATTTTGAGAATATGAGTAAAATAATTTCGGCAAATTATCTAAAGTATTTCATTCTCTGCCAAGTATGTATATGGCTGAAAGCACTTGTTAAATGTACGTTTAAGGCAATCTGACATCTTGGGTTCCCTCCAGTGAACACAGGGTTGTAGGTGTTTGGGGTGCAGGTCAGCCTGTTATCTGAACTAGACTCACCTCGTCTCTGCTAATAAGTTCATTGGAAAATGTGAGGCCGGGCATCAGTCCTCGTTTTTTGAGCCAGAATATCGATGCAAAAGAACCAGAAAAGAAGATTCCTTCCACTGCGGCAAAGGCTACAACACGTTCTCCTGGAGTTAACGCCAGAATATTTCTAGTGAGTATCTGTTTGTGTTCATAGGAACAAACCAGTAACATCGCTTAGAAAACGAAGCTCAGGGGTAAGTAGGGCCAAGGCATCCTTACCATACGTAGCTTCTTTGTCCCCAATCCAGCACAAGGCCCAATCTGCCTTCTTCTTTACACAAGGCATTGTCTCAATGGCGTTGAAGAGAAATTCCCTGTAGGCACACAGAGCATTAGCAATTCCAGCAGAGACCTCCTATCCTAAGCCTCTGGGTAACAGCATTGGAACCAAGGCCAATCTGGGATTCAaagtgaaatgttttctttttacttgtttgCTTTTTCCTCCAGTGTTTTCAAAAATCTCAACATTCATTTGGTTTATGTTAATACAAATTTAGGTATCCATTCATTCACACTGAGCCCCAAGATCTACTAACATGAAAACTCAGTCTATCACACCAAAAGCATTTATTGGCTTAATTATTTCAAGTCCAGGTCATGACAAGGTTCACAGGCCCTACCTTTAACTGCGAAGAACTATAAAATCTTAACTGCTAGGACTGTTTAAGCTATGCTGACCATTATCTCCCTAAATGTATGCCCGCACTCTTATCACTGTGCCAATTATTTGGGCCCCAAATGCCACAAGTATATAATAAAGCAATTAAAGCCAATAAACTAAACAACCTGAGATTGCTTCCAGCTATAATTCTATGCTACAATGTCGATCCCAGGTCAGAAAAGCAAATCAGTTGGCCCTACACGTACCTGGGCCTCCcttattcctctcttcctccccatctcctccctgggAGTCGACAgattccccagcccagcctcttcCTTCCCAGATGACCTTGTTTTCTGAAGCCAAGGTCATCAGGCCACTGGgttcctttcattctctttccATGTCAACCTGGGTCTTGCCTTTCCCTAGCTTTCAAAACTCAACCACCAGGCCTTCCTGATCCTACCTGTTCCAGTAATGTATCCCAGTCATGGCCCtacctttactttcttttttcatttctgtctacAAACATGTTCAAATCTTTTTACCCCCAATGAATGTCCTCAATCCTGCTAGGCTTTCAAGTCACTACTCATTTTCCCTCTTCACTTTCTTCCAAGTCATCTACAAGAGGCTACTCTTCAGCTTCACCACTTCTGTTCTACACAGGCTCTTGTCCTGAAGCTGACCTTCGTATCTAGACTACTCAAACGCCCATTTCtcactctcccctcctctccagtCAATCGTGAAAATGTAATATAGTTCCGAGGCTACGTATATTTCTCTTCTATTCTCTTCCAATATAAGCTATCATTTCAGGCAAACAGCTGTGTGCCTAAATTAATCTTGTGGCTCACAGCTGCCTCTGCACTATCATGTATTTCCTCTGCTTACACTCCTAGGCCTTATTTTCTATATTATGTTACAGCCCCTTATGAGGCAAGTTTTATGTTCTACTTTGCATCCTCCATCCTCTTCACCCTGCCCCAGGCTCAAGTTGTAGGTTGACGGATTTGCCAGACGTGAAAACTATCAGGCCTAGCTAGGTTTTAGGGCATCAGACACAGCCTTCAGGGATGTTTTTTCAGAAGGCATTAGGTTGGACACTCAGCGGTATACT
This DNA window, taken from Kogia breviceps isolate mKogBre1 chromosome 11, mKogBre1 haplotype 1, whole genome shotgun sequence, encodes the following:
- the RRM2 gene encoding ribonucleoside-diphosphate reductase subunit M2 isoform X2: MLSVRVPLATIADPQQQHPLQLSPMKGLSLADKENTPPSLSGTRVLASKTARRIFQEPAEPKPKLSAPSVEDEPLLKENPRRFVIFPIEYHDIWQMYKKAEASFWTAEEVDLSKDIQHWEALKPEERYFISHVLAFFAASDGIVNENLVERFSQEVQITEARCFYGFQIAMENIHSEMYSLLIDTYIKDSKEREFLFNAIETMPCVKKKADWALCWIGDKEATYGERVVAFAAVEGIFFSGSFASIFWLKKRGLMPGLTFSNELISRDEGLHCDFACLMFKHLLHKPSEQRVKEIIVNAVRIEQEFLTEALPVKLIGMNCALMKQYIEFVADRLMLELGFDKVFRVENPFDFMENISLEGKTNFFEKRVGEYQRMGVMSSPTENSFTLDADF
- the RRM2 gene encoding ribonucleoside-diphosphate reductase subunit M2 isoform X1 encodes the protein MLSVRVPLATIADPQQQHPLQLSPMKGLSLADKENTPPSLSGTRVLASKTARRIFQEPAEPQKPKLSAPSVEDEPLLKENPRRFVIFPIEYHDIWQMYKKAEASFWTAEEVDLSKDIQHWEALKPEERYFISHVLAFFAASDGIVNENLVERFSQEVQITEARCFYGFQIAMENIHSEMYSLLIDTYIKDSKEREFLFNAIETMPCVKKKADWALCWIGDKEATYGERVVAFAAVEGIFFSGSFASIFWLKKRGLMPGLTFSNELISRDEGLHCDFACLMFKHLLHKPSEQRVKEIIVNAVRIEQEFLTEALPVKLIGMNCALMKQYIEFVADRLMLELGFDKVFRVENPFDFMENISLEGKTNFFEKRVGEYQRMGVMSSPTENSFTLDADF